A section of the Pseudomonas flavescens genome encodes:
- a CDS encoding ABC transporter permease — translation MIASTFWNLSAATRRRVLAQAYGLLARLGQALFVLWAAFTLSFVILYALPSDPVTIMLSQSGEMSAADQAQIDALKARYHLDEPLPVQYAIALWQALQLDLGTSIQSGKAVTLTLWQALPGTAALTAAALLLAIPAGVGLALLASLVRNPRGQETLLALPSVAVSLPTFWVGLLLLQGLSFRLHLFPAMGNQGLASLVLPALTLAIPTAAVIAQVLSRSIAGVIRQPFVSALRSKGVSRRRVLFGHVLHNASIPLLTLAGGIIGNLLAGAVVTETVFSRDGIGRLAQGAVASQDIPMVQGVVLLAALIYILVNLLVDLLYPLLDPRINLRKTP, via the coding sequence ATGATCGCGAGCACTTTCTGGAACCTGTCTGCCGCCACTCGACGGCGCGTCCTCGCTCAGGCCTACGGGCTGCTCGCCCGCCTGGGCCAGGCGCTGTTCGTGCTGTGGGCAGCCTTCACGCTGTCGTTCGTGATCCTCTACGCGCTGCCGAGCGACCCGGTGACCATCATGCTCAGTCAGAGCGGGGAGATGAGCGCGGCGGATCAGGCGCAGATCGATGCCCTCAAGGCCCGCTACCACCTCGACGAGCCTCTGCCAGTGCAGTACGCCATCGCCTTGTGGCAGGCCCTGCAACTGGACCTGGGCACCTCGATCCAGAGCGGCAAGGCCGTCACCCTGACGCTCTGGCAGGCGCTGCCCGGAACGGCCGCGCTCACTGCTGCGGCGTTGCTGCTGGCGATTCCCGCTGGGGTTGGCCTGGCGCTACTGGCCAGCCTGGTGCGTAATCCGCGCGGCCAGGAGACCCTGCTGGCACTGCCATCGGTGGCGGTTTCCCTGCCCACCTTCTGGGTCGGCCTGCTGTTGTTGCAGGGGCTTTCGTTCCGCCTCCATCTGTTTCCAGCCATGGGCAACCAGGGCCTCGCATCGCTGGTGCTGCCAGCCTTGACCCTGGCGATACCCACCGCGGCGGTGATCGCCCAGGTGCTGTCACGGTCCATCGCCGGGGTGATTCGCCAGCCCTTCGTCAGCGCCTTGCGCAGCAAGGGTGTCAGCCGCCGCCGCGTACTGTTCGGCCATGTGCTGCACAACGCCTCGATTCCGCTGCTGACCCTGGCTGGCGGCATCATCGGCAACCTGCTGGCCGGTGCGGTGGTCACCGAGACGGTGTTCTCCCGAGATGGCATCGGCCGCCTCGCCCAGGGCGCCGTGGCCAGCCAAGACATCCCCATGGTGCAGGGCGTGGTGCTGCTGGCGGCGCTGATCTACATCCTCGTCAACCTGCTGGTGGACCTGCTCTACCCCCTGCTCGACCCCCGTATCAACCTGAGGAAGACGCCATGA
- a CDS encoding ABC transporter permease — protein sequence MSSLSPVARTSLTLWPWRLRPVLLASLLVLALVLGWALFPSLFTRIDPLLAVPAKALQAPSGEHWFGTDHLGRDLYARTVHGAGLSLRATTLAVLIALLTGGALGLISGYFSGRVDALLMRLIEVLMAIPSLLLAMAVITVLGFGTLNIALAVGLSSVATFTRMTRGEVLRWRASTFVEAAIASGVGHWSIIGRHILPHAAGPVLALAALEFGGAVLAVSALSFLGFGAPPPQPEWGLLIAEGRNFIVAAWWYTTLPGLVVAAVVLAANQLARAMQKTWGEQR from the coding sequence ATGAGCAGCTTGTCACCCGTGGCCCGGACGAGCCTTACCTTGTGGCCGTGGCGCCTGCGCCCCGTGCTGCTGGCCAGCCTGCTGGTTCTGGCGCTGGTGCTCGGCTGGGCATTGTTCCCCAGCCTGTTCACCCGCATCGACCCATTGCTCGCGGTGCCGGCCAAGGCCCTGCAAGCGCCTTCCGGGGAGCACTGGTTCGGCACCGATCACCTGGGCCGCGACCTGTATGCGCGCACCGTGCATGGCGCCGGTCTGTCGTTGCGCGCCACCACCCTGGCAGTACTGATTGCGCTACTGACAGGCGGCGCCCTGGGCCTGATTTCGGGCTATTTCTCCGGCCGTGTGGACGCCCTGCTGATGCGCCTGATCGAGGTGTTGATGGCCATCCCTTCACTGCTGCTGGCCATGGCGGTGATCACCGTACTGGGTTTCGGCACCCTCAATATCGCCCTGGCCGTGGGCCTGTCGTCGGTAGCGACCTTCACGCGGATGACCCGCGGTGAAGTGCTGCGCTGGCGCGCCAGCACCTTCGTCGAAGCCGCCATCGCCAGCGGCGTCGGGCATTGGAGCATCATTGGCCGGCATATCCTGCCGCACGCAGCGGGGCCGGTGCTGGCACTGGCGGCTCTGGAGTTCGGTGGCGCGGTACTGGCGGTATCGGCACTGAGCTTTCTCGGTTTCGGCGCACCGCCACCGCAACCGGAATGGGGCCTGCTGATCGCCGAGGGGCGCAACTTCATCGTCGCCGCCTGGTGGTACACCACCCTGCCAGGGTTGGTGGTAGCCGCCGTGGTGCTGGCCGCCAACCAGCTCGCCCGCGCCATGCAGAAAACCTGGGGAGAACAGCGATGA
- a CDS encoding dipeptide ABC transporter ATP-binding protein yields the protein MSRPLLKVSGLSIDYLGLTGAQPATRDIDLQIGRGEFVAIVGESGSGKSTTASALIGLLADNARIGAGTIEFDGQALEQLDDRHWRQLRGTRIGFVPQDPALSLDPVKRIGQQVIEALTVHRVPRKAAQARSMEVLAQVGLRDVERLARRYPHELSGGMRQRVLIAIAMANHPSLIIADEPTSALDVSVQRQVLDHLQNLAREQKIAVLLITHDLGVAMDRAERVIVMQQGRIVESGSTQDIFLRPRHPYTRRLLDAAPSFTQALPDRRQVSASETPLLSVRGLSKQFTSWRDDLPPAVSQVSFDIQRGTTLSLVGESGSGKSTTARMILRLEQATAGTVLFDGQDVLTRDAAHLRDYRRRVQVVYQNPYASLDPRFTLEQIICEPLRAFAIGDRTEQRQRAATLLQRVGLPVTLLGSRPAHLSGGQRQRVAIARALALEPQLLILDEPLSALDASVQKQILDLLAELQGELGLSYLFISHDLAVVRQISDQVVVMQAGRIVEQGPAEQLFRAPANAYTQRLLSDVPGQRYLDSLHFQVAI from the coding sequence ATGAGCCGCCCACTGTTGAAGGTCAGCGGGTTGTCGATCGACTACCTGGGCTTGACAGGCGCGCAGCCCGCCACCCGGGACATCGACCTGCAGATCGGCCGCGGCGAGTTCGTCGCCATCGTCGGCGAATCCGGCTCGGGCAAATCCACCACCGCCTCGGCGCTGATCGGCCTGCTGGCGGACAATGCACGCATCGGCGCCGGCACCATCGAGTTCGATGGCCAGGCCCTGGAGCAGCTCGACGACCGTCATTGGCGGCAGCTACGCGGCACCCGTATCGGCTTCGTGCCTCAGGATCCGGCGTTGTCCCTGGATCCGGTGAAGCGCATCGGCCAGCAGGTCATCGAAGCCCTTACCGTGCATCGCGTACCTCGTAAAGCGGCGCAAGCACGCAGCATGGAAGTGCTCGCCCAGGTCGGTTTGCGCGATGTCGAGCGGCTGGCTCGGCGCTACCCTCACGAGTTGTCCGGCGGCATGCGCCAGCGTGTGCTGATCGCCATCGCCATGGCCAATCACCCGTCGCTGATCATCGCCGACGAGCCGACCAGCGCATTGGACGTTTCGGTGCAGCGCCAGGTGCTCGATCACCTGCAGAACCTGGCCCGCGAACAGAAGATCGCCGTGTTGTTGATCACCCACGATCTGGGCGTGGCCATGGACCGTGCCGAGCGGGTGATCGTCATGCAGCAGGGGCGGATCGTCGAGAGTGGCAGCACTCAGGATATCTTCCTGCGCCCTCGCCATCCCTACACGCGTCGGCTGCTCGATGCCGCCCCCAGTTTCACCCAGGCGCTACCAGACAGGCGCCAGGTTTCCGCGAGCGAGACGCCGCTGCTCAGCGTACGGGGGCTGAGCAAGCAATTCACCAGCTGGCGCGATGATCTGCCGCCGGCTGTCTCGCAGGTGTCATTCGACATCCAGCGAGGCACCACGCTGAGCCTCGTCGGTGAGTCCGGTTCGGGCAAGTCGACCACTGCACGCATGATCCTGCGCCTGGAACAGGCGACTGCCGGTACCGTGCTGTTCGACGGCCAGGATGTGCTGACCCGCGACGCAGCCCACTTGCGTGATTACCGCCGTCGCGTGCAGGTGGTCTATCAGAACCCCTACGCCTCGCTGGACCCGCGCTTCACGCTGGAGCAGATCATCTGTGAGCCACTGCGCGCCTTCGCGATTGGCGACCGTACCGAGCAGCGGCAACGGGCAGCGACACTGCTGCAGCGCGTCGGCCTGCCGGTCACGCTGCTGGGCAGCCGCCCCGCGCACCTCTCCGGCGGCCAGCGTCAGCGGGTGGCGATAGCCCGGGCACTGGCCCTGGAGCCGCAACTGCTGATTCTCGACGAGCCACTTTCCGCCCTGGATGCCTCGGTGCAGAAGCAGATTCTCGACCTGCTGGCCGAACTCCAGGGGGAGCTGGGCCTTAGCTACCTGTTCATCTCCCATGATCTGGCAGTGGTGAGGCAGATTTCCGATCAGGTGGTGGTGATGCAGGCAGGCCGGATCGTCGAACAGGGCCCAGCCGAGCAGCTGTTTCGCGCGCCTGCCAACGCCTATACGCAGCGCCTGCTCAGCGACGTACCCGGGCAACGCTATCTGGACAGCCTGCATTTTCAGGTCGCCATATAA
- a CDS encoding NADPH-dependent oxidoreductase, whose amino-acid sequence MPESTASALWQQRYGGSIDAADWRANPVIEHLLAHRSVRAYLEQPLPAGTLETLLAAAQSASTSSNLQAWSLLAVEDPARKERLAALANDQAHIRKAPLFLIWLADFSRAQRIAEQRDVQLQAPAYLDSLLVGSIDAALAAQNAVVAAESLGLGTVYIGALRNDLQAVIDELHLPPLVFPVFGLCVGYADPQQPAAIKPRLPQAVTLHRETYGVDGEAERVAAYEGTAAAFSHAQGQNTPGWSEQVINRLKGVESLHGRERISHTLNEQGLALR is encoded by the coding sequence ATGCCTGAAAGCACTGCATCAGCACTCTGGCAACAACGTTACGGTGGCAGCATCGATGCTGCCGACTGGCGGGCCAACCCGGTGATCGAGCACCTGCTCGCGCATCGCAGCGTACGTGCCTATCTCGAACAGCCGCTGCCGGCCGGTACCCTGGAAACCCTGCTGGCCGCCGCGCAGTCGGCCTCCACCTCCTCCAACCTGCAGGCCTGGAGCCTGCTGGCAGTAGAAGACCCTGCGCGCAAGGAGCGTCTGGCCGCGCTGGCCAACGATCAGGCGCATATCCGCAAGGCGCCTCTGTTCCTGATCTGGCTGGCGGATTTCTCGCGAGCACAGCGCATCGCCGAGCAGCGCGACGTGCAACTGCAGGCGCCAGCCTATCTGGACAGCCTGCTGGTCGGCAGCATCGATGCTGCCCTGGCAGCGCAAAACGCCGTGGTCGCCGCCGAATCTCTGGGCCTGGGTACCGTCTACATCGGCGCGCTGCGCAATGACCTGCAGGCAGTGATCGACGAACTGCACCTGCCGCCTCTGGTGTTCCCGGTGTTCGGGCTGTGCGTCGGCTATGCCGATCCGCAGCAGCCGGCGGCGATCAAGCCCCGGCTGCCCCAGGCCGTGACGCTGCACCGCGAGACCTACGGCGTCGACGGCGAGGCCGAACGGGTCGCGGCCTACGAAGGAACCGCTGCTGCCTTCAGCCATGCCCAGGGGCAGAACACGCCAGGCTGGAGCGAGCAGGTGATCAATCGCCTCAAGGGCGTGGAGTCGCTGCATGGCCGCGAGCGGATCAGCCATACGTTGAACGAACAGGGCCTGGCGCTGCGTTAG